The Thermovirga sp. DNA segment GTGCACAATTTCTTGCAAACTTTAGTTAGTGGTGTTGAGGCGGGCTCTATATACGCTTTTCTTGCCTTAGCCATCGTGTTGGTCTACCAGTCCACAGGGATGATCAACTTTGCTCAGGGTGAGATGGGAATGTTCGCAACCTTCATCTCCTGGACCTTTGTAGAAAAGGGCATGCCACCCATTTTGGCGATTATTGCAGCAATGGTGCTATCCTTCGTTTTTGCCGCGGCGCTGGAGTTTTTCATAGTCCGGCGGGTGGTAGACCGCACTGGCCTCGATAGCCCGACAGCCTTGTCCTCGGGGATGTTGTTGCTCATCAACAACCTTGCTGGCGCTCTTTGGCTCTACGATCCCAAGGTTTTTCATATCTTGCCCCTCGGGGTTATATCCTTGGGCAGGGTGCGGATGTCCTATCAGACGGCCAGCGTTATCGGAGTCCTGGGGTTGGCTGTGATTCTGCTCTTCCTTCTTTTCCGATACACAAATCTCGGATTAGCGCTGAGGGCGGTAGTGTCAAACAGGGAATCGGCAAGTCTCTGCGGCGCACGGCCGGGGCGCATGTTAATGTTCGGATGGGGGTTGGCGGCCGCCCTAGGCGCCCTCGCAGGCGCCTTGATCGCTCCCACGTTATTCTTGTCGCCGATGATGATGTTGACCGTGCTTACCTACGCTATGGCAGGGGCCGCCCTTGGCGGGTTCGACAGTCTAACTGGTGCCGTCATTGGCGCGATGATAATTGGTGTGTCAGAAAACATGGCTGCCGCATACATTGGAATCATCGGCTCGGATCTTAAGGTGATTGTGCCCGTGGTGATACTGTTAATTGTCCTTCTGTTCCGACCCTGGGGTCTCATGGGAAGGAGGCCGGTGACCCGTGTCTAAGTCAATGTTAGGGTCAGCGGAAAGAAGTTCATCATCCAGGCAGCGGTTCCCCTTATCGGCGGTCGGATGGCTTGTCCTGGCGATCGCCGGAATGGCATTCCCGCTGGTGCTGATGTCACCGGTGGCACTCCACTTAGCGACGTTGGTGTTGGCCTATTCAATCACCATCGTCGGGATAAATCTCCTGACCGGTTTTTCGGGTCAGTCCAGTTTTGCCCACTCTCTCTTCGTGGCAACCGGTGCCTACACCACGG contains these protein-coding regions:
- a CDS encoding branched-chain amino acid ABC transporter permease encodes the protein MHNFLQTLVSGVEAGSIYAFLALAIVLVYQSTGMINFAQGEMGMFATFISWTFVEKGMPPILAIIAAMVLSFVFAAALEFFIVRRVVDRTGLDSPTALSSGMLLLINNLAGALWLYDPKVFHILPLGVISLGRVRMSYQTASVIGVLGLAVILLFLLFRYTNLGLALRAVVSNRESASLCGARPGRMLMFGWGLAAALGALAGALIAPTLFLSPMMMLTVLTYAMAGAALGGFDSLTGAVIGAMIIGVSENMAAAYIGIIGSDLKVIVPVVILLIVLLFRPWGLMGRRPVTRV